A stretch of Channa argus isolate prfri chromosome 16, Channa argus male v1.0, whole genome shotgun sequence DNA encodes these proteins:
- the clmna gene encoding calmin, with amino-acid sequence MAGHEWEDWFEREEFIGQISDIRVQNLQVEREVVQKRTFTRWMNLHLEKCNPPIEVHDLFRDIQDGRILMALLEELSGCKLLHGFKKSSHRIFRLNNIAKVLSFLEERNVKLVSIDAADVADGNSSIILGLIWNIILFFQIKELTGNIRSRYPSSSSLTSIPTSSDSDMSYCSTPSEERQSASTAMREHSKAIKKLLQWVQKQTRKYGVAVQDFAKSWTSGLAFLAVIKSIDHSLVDMRKALLRSPRENMEDAFRIAHYSLGIPRLLEPEDVTINAPDEQCIITYVSQFLEHFPGLEEPEEPCHVIERSVSMGRLNFRDSDYYIRNSAHQSRVRERSYMFQKDNGQLPPKILISSVSEDRSAMSPSFRSATARSWSSEDFLVNSPHTEDISSKMHEDTKEPVSEVMATSTSNSPQLSDTYSPTGSLVPDSVIGDSAINSPDSWESEFGVMPEKFCESRSDSSLCDSETVWDVYRATPVEITHIDEGFFPFIEDKGPDQQLITESYIDEGICSLSSLESTQGGLQGHSEKKQIEAVKEKDIKYESHNQHMVPYQSETEIIKEAGSKPMCTNLQEDELPRDQEGLANSDAKDLLETDKTKQSQLTSSNELPLSDHFEELIKQTSAEESTDRDPEKTVDLTGDALDHARQINGQTKCLNGRNNSEDVEVENECQKTDPPLDDKRVDTKNISGILKEMDENIVMTPDKAKVGFLTDCPDHQKTICKESIDATTHPNKQKGAFNNSLESSRGTNIPLISIFSETEEQGEERTSDSERQTHPGDEEVHQPEVPESTGTDTDTNSPQSPDELTCDSSDNEGRSPFVTVDTSNLQTTDNVEISEPKQASKLPYLYNSLTYNTDQNFTTQTPSIDVKSQPVKTKQEIHDYAFSQKETTSTQQNAPHPVDTDSNGRTGILCYEPARVPRHISLFHADFDQSSPTDDLVGEPVEPMDLFYPYKEEPMFTEPPDTEMQSWPSVLSVSALQPAPASETLPDDLPLNLLHEDFGNKVDLIQENKKVITKTNRETDKAPDSQEQCLLSGTNTGGLWSDDIPADSGDLSEPEQQSPGSSSENIVCMRYNIRSSSRQDESQFPTILRQRKGTRFTESIDSQRGVTAATRKADNADFWCSENWELHLLLLLWLLLYCFWVLPQMDLKTLPSQLLNLNH; translated from the exons TGTAACCCACCTATTGAGGTCCATGACCTTTTCCGTGACATCCAGGATGGACGCATCCTCATGGCTTTGCTGGAGGAACTCTCCGGCTGCAAGCTG CTTCATGGGTTCAAGAAGTCCTCCCATCGTATTTTCAGACTCAACAACATCGCCAAGGTCTTGTCTTTCCTTGAGGAGAGAAAT GTAAAGCTAGTTAGCATTGATGCAGCTGATGTTGCCGATGGAAACTCCTCCATCATCCTGGGTCTCATCTGGAAcatcatcctcttctttcaG ATTAAGGAACTCACAGGGAACATCAGGAGCCGGTATCCTTCCTCTTCCAGCCTTACGTCCATCCCCACCAGCTCTGACTCTGACATGTCCTACTGCAGCACACCTTCAGAAGAGAGACAGTCAGCGTCAACGGCCATGCGAGAACACAGCAAGGCCATCAAGAAACTGCTGCAGTGGGTTCAGAAGCAAACACGCAA GTATGGTGTAGCAGTTCAGGACTTTGCAAAGAGTTGGACAAGTGGTTTGGCCTTCCTGGCTGTCATTAAGTCCATTGACCACAGCCTGGTAGACATGAGGAAGGCACTGCTAAGGAGTCCCAGAGAGAATATGGAAGATGCCTTCAGGATAGCCCATTACAGCCTGGGTATCCCACGCCTCCTGGAGCCTGAGG ATGTGACTATCAATGCACCAGATGAGCAGTGCATTATAACATATGTGTCGCAGTTCTTGGAACACTTCCCTGGGTTAGAGGAG CCGGAGGAGCCATGCCATGTGATTGAACGAAGTGTCTCTATGGGTCGACTCAACTTTCGTGACAGTGACTATTACATAAGGAATAGTGCTCACCAAAGCAGAGTGAGGGAGAGGTCTTACATGTTCCAGAAGGACAATGGCCAACTCCCACCTAAAATCTTAATTTCGTCTGTGTCAGAAGACAGAAGTGCCATGTCACCATCGTTTAGGTCAGCTACAGCTCGATCTTGGTCCAGTGAGGACTTCTTGGTCAATTCCCCCCACACAGAAGACATCTCCAGCAAAATGCATGAGGACACCAAGGAACCTGTCAGTGAGGTCATGGCCACGTCAACCTCGAACTCCCCACAGCTGTCTGACACTTACTCGCCCACTGGCTCTTTAGTGCCTGACTCAGTAATTGGCGACTCAGCAATCAACTCACCTGACTCTTGGGAAAGCGAGTTTGGAGTGATGCCAGAAAAGTTTTGTGAAAGCCGATCTGACAGTTCTTTGTGTGACAGTGAAACGGTGTGGGATGTGTACCGTGCTACCCCTGTGGAAATTACTCATATTGATGAAGGATTCTTTCCATTTATAGAGGACAAAGGCCCTGATCAGCAGTTGATTACCGAGTCATATATTGATGAAGGGATTTGCTCACTGAGCTCATTGGAGAGCACTCAGGGTGGACTCCAAGGGCAttctgagaaaaaacaaatagaagcGGTGAAAGAGAAAGATATAAAATATGAGAGTCACAATCAGCACATGGTACCTTATCAGAGTGAAACTGAGATCATAAAAGAAGCAGGCTCAAAACCAATGTGTACAAATCTTCAAGAAGATGAACTACCTAGAGACCAAGAAGGACTGGCCAACTCTGATGCTAAAGATCTCCTTGAAACTGATAAAACTAAACAGTCCCAACTCACCTCCAGCAATGAACTACCACTATCGGACCATTTTGAAGAACTCATTAAGCAAACAAGTGCTGAAGAGAGCACTGACAGAGACCCGGAGAAAACTGTGGATTTGACGGGAGATGCGCTGGACCATGCAAGACAAATAAATGGTCAGACTAAATGTTTGAATGGGAGAAATAACTCTGAAGATGTTGAAGTGGAAAATGAATGTCAGAAAACAGACCCTCCGTTAGATGACAAAAGAGTGGACACAAAAAATATATCAGGGATTTTAAAGGAAATGGATGAGAATATCGTAATGACTCCAGACAAAGCAAAAGTAGGATTTCTAACAGACTGCCCAGATCATCAGAAAACCATTTGCAAAGAGAGTATTGATGCAACTacacatccaaacaaacaaaagggaGCATTCAACAACAGTCTTGAATCAAGCAGAGGAACAAATATTCCTCTAATTTCCATTTTTAGTGAGACAGAAGAGCAGGGTGAAGAGAGAACAAGTGACTCTGAAAGACAAACTCATCCTGGAGATGAAGAGGTACACCAGCCAGAGGTACCTGAGAGTACTGGAACTGACACAGATACCAACAGTCCTCAAAGTCCTGATGAGTTGACTTGTGACTCCAGTGACAATGAAGGCAGAAGCCCATTTGTAACTGTAGACACAAGCAATCTGCAGACAACAGATAATGTGGAAATAAGTGAACCCAAACAGGCAAGCAAGCTTCCCTATCTCTACAACTCTTTGACGTATAACACTGATCAGAATTTCACCACTCAGACTCCCTCTATAGATGTTAAGTCTCAACCTGTGAAGACTAAGCAGGAGATACATGATTATGCCTTTTCTCAAAAGGAGACGACCAGTACACAACAGAACGCACCACATCCAGTCGATACAGACTCAAATGGCAGGACAGGGATATTGTGTTATGAACCAGCTAGGGTACCAAGACACATCAGCTTATTTCATGCAGACTTTGATCAAAGTTCTCCCACAGATGATCTAGTTGGTGAACCTGTTGAACCAATGGATCTGTTCTACCCTTACAAAGAGGAACCCATGTTTACAGAGCCACCAGATACTGAAATGCAGAGTTGGCCTTCTGTTTTGAGTGTATCTGCTCTCCAGCCAGCACCAGCTTCAGAGACTCTTCCAGATGACCTACCACTCAACCTGCTCCATGAAGATTTCGGGAATAAAGTGGACTTGATACAAGAGAACAAGAAG GTGATCACTAAGACCAACCGGGAAACTGACAAAGCACCTGACTCCCAGGAGCAGTGTTTGTTGTCCGGGACGAACACAGGAGGTCTCTGGAGTGATGATATTCCAGCAGACAGTGGTGATCTCAGTGAGCCTGAGCAACAGAGCCCAGGCTCCAGCAGTGAAAACATAGTGTGTATGAG gtACAACATTAGAAGTTCCAGCAGACAGGATGAAAGTCAGTTCCCTACAATTCTTCGTCAGAGAAAGGGGACTCGCTTCACTGAGTCCATT GACAGTCAGAGAGGTGTGACTGCAGCAACCAGAAAAGCTGACAATGCTGATTTTTG gtgtagtGAGAACTGGGAgctgcatctgctgctgctcctgtggCTGCTGCTTTACTGTTTTTGGGTGCTGCCACAGATGGACTTGAAGACACTGCCCAGTCAACTGCTGAACCTCaaccactga